One stretch of Bosea vaviloviae DNA includes these proteins:
- a CDS encoding FAD-binding oxidoreductase, which produces MLEQLRAIVGDKGLITDPGEMEPWITDWRQRRRGQALCVVSPATTAEVSAVVALCAAEGQPVFPVGGNTGLCFGAVPESDRQGKIGVVLSLRRLNRIRAVDQATGIATVDAGVVLGDLHEAAVRAGRQFPLHLGSEGSAQIGGLISTNAGGTGVVRYGPMRDLVAGLEIVLADGRVLCDLAGLRKDNTGYMLRHLFIGAEGTLGIITGAALRLHPQTPNTAHAWVSVVDPAAAVSLLTALQGRAGSYIQAFELVSASQFELVRRHEERVRIPFAEIPAWSLLIELGSEDATTALNGILEEVLGAALESGGIIDAIMAASEQQAADFWHVRHSVSEANKKEGIGIVHDVAVRTSDAAAFIAAADKVAAERFPQAVTQVVCHLGDGNVHYILMFQREFWNSLADEDAFALEVERAIHDAAAVFEGTFSAEHGVGRKLTQELERLADPLRYELMGRVKALFDPQNLMNPGVLLTAKAV; this is translated from the coding sequence GTGCTCGAGCAGTTGCGCGCCATCGTCGGAGACAAGGGCTTGATCACCGATCCCGGTGAGATGGAGCCCTGGATCACCGATTGGCGCCAGCGTCGGCGCGGGCAGGCGCTTTGCGTGGTGTCCCCGGCGACGACGGCCGAGGTTTCGGCCGTGGTTGCGCTCTGCGCCGCTGAGGGCCAGCCGGTCTTTCCTGTCGGCGGCAATACAGGCTTGTGCTTCGGCGCGGTGCCGGAGAGCGACCGGCAGGGCAAGATCGGGGTCGTGCTCTCGCTGCGCCGGCTCAACCGCATCCGCGCGGTCGACCAGGCGACGGGGATCGCCACCGTCGACGCCGGCGTCGTCCTCGGGGATCTGCATGAGGCGGCCGTGAGGGCAGGGCGTCAGTTCCCGCTGCATCTCGGCAGCGAAGGCAGCGCCCAGATCGGCGGCCTGATCTCGACCAATGCCGGCGGGACGGGCGTCGTGCGCTACGGGCCGATGCGCGATCTCGTCGCCGGGCTCGAGATCGTGCTCGCCGACGGGCGCGTGCTCTGTGACCTCGCGGGCCTGCGCAAGGACAATACCGGCTACATGCTGCGCCATCTCTTCATCGGCGCGGAAGGCACGCTCGGCATCATCACCGGGGCGGCGCTCAGGCTCCACCCCCAGACGCCGAACACCGCCCATGCCTGGGTTTCGGTCGTCGATCCGGCGGCGGCGGTTTCGCTGCTGACGGCGCTGCAGGGCCGCGCCGGCTCCTATATCCAAGCCTTCGAATTGGTCTCGGCCTCGCAGTTCGAACTGGTGCGCCGGCATGAAGAGCGGGTGCGCATTCCCTTCGCCGAGATCCCGGCCTGGTCGCTGCTCATCGAGCTCGGCAGCGAGGACGCGACGACCGCGCTGAATGGGATCCTGGAAGAGGTGCTGGGCGCCGCCCTGGAGAGCGGTGGCATCATTGATGCGATCATGGCTGCATCCGAACAGCAGGCCGCCGATTTCTGGCATGTCCGCCATTCCGTTTCGGAGGCGAACAAGAAGGAAGGCATCGGCATCGTCCATGACGTGGCGGTGCGGACCTCGGACGCTGCCGCCTTCATCGCGGCTGCCGACAAGGTCGCCGCCGAGCGTTTTCCGCAGGCGGTGACGCAGGTCGTCTGCCACCTTGGCGACGGCAATGTGCACTACATCCTGATGTTCCAGCGCGAATTCTGGAACAGCCTGGCGGATGAGGATGCCTTCGCGCTCGAGGTCGAGCGGGCGATCCATGATGCGGCTGCGGTTTTTGAGGGCACCTTCAGCGCCGAGCATGGCGTCGGCCGCAAGCTCACGCAGGAGCTGGAGCGGCTCGCCGATCCGCTTCGCTACGAATTGATGGGGCGGGTCAAAGCGTTGTTCGACCCGCAGAATCTGATGAACCCCGGCGTCCTCCTCACGGCGAAGGCCGTGTGA
- a CDS encoding transporter substrate-binding domain-containing protein → MIARRDLAGLIGAGAVAATALSLASSSASAQSASQNTFDRVMAKKKLRLGAVTSSAPWFMKDPATGKWAGHFYTIGAALAADMEVELELVETTWGNAVLDLQADKIDIMFGLNPTPKRAMAVDFSGTVYDSALVVIAKPGFEPKSWADMNKPEIKISVDVGSAHDQIASRLCPKAQITRFKTISEAMLALRSGRVDAQCIFWMGGVRAVKADAALGKVIVPQPFFGSTSNAAFRREPDKTWRDFVNTWIVYARGLGLVREAVVSSLEQVGVMPDDLPPGITL, encoded by the coding sequence ATGATTGCACGCAGGGATCTCGCAGGCCTGATCGGGGCCGGCGCCGTGGCAGCCACCGCACTGTCGCTGGCATCCAGCAGCGCCAGCGCCCAGAGCGCGTCGCAGAACACTTTCGACCGAGTCATGGCCAAGAAGAAGCTGCGCCTCGGCGCTGTGACCTCCAGCGCCCCCTGGTTCATGAAGGATCCAGCGACGGGCAAATGGGCCGGCCATTTCTACACGATCGGCGCGGCGCTCGCGGCCGATATGGAGGTCGAGCTGGAACTCGTCGAGACGACCTGGGGCAACGCCGTCCTCGATCTCCAGGCCGACAAGATCGACATCATGTTCGGCCTCAACCCCACGCCAAAGCGGGCCATGGCGGTTGATTTCTCCGGTACTGTTTACGACAGCGCGCTGGTCGTCATCGCCAAGCCGGGGTTCGAGCCCAAGAGCTGGGCCGACATGAACAAGCCCGAGATCAAGATTTCAGTTGATGTCGGTTCGGCACACGACCAGATCGCGTCGCGCCTGTGCCCAAAGGCGCAGATCACACGCTTCAAGACCATCAGCGAGGCCATGCTGGCGCTGCGCAGCGGCCGTGTCGATGCGCAGTGCATCTTCTGGATGGGCGGCGTACGGGCCGTGAAGGCCGATGCCGCTCTCGGCAAGGTGATCGTGCCTCAGCCCTTCTTCGGCTCGACCTCGAATGCCGCGTTCCGTCGGGAACCAGATAAGACCTGGCGCGACTTCGTCAACACCTGGATCGTCTACGCGCGCGGCCTCGGGCTGGTTCGCGAAGCCGTCGTCTCCAGCCTCGAGCAGGTCGGCGTGATGCCGGACGATCTGCCCCCGGGCATCACGCTCTGA